The genomic region TACATTGGTAACATATTGATAATTATACCATATATCGTAccatattaataattatatgctAGAGTAACATTGTGAGTCAGCTCTTCTTTGAAAGTAAGTTCGGAGGCGGGCCAAGCACTGACACTgactaataaaaaaacagcgattgaatagaaaaaaaaagtgtaaaaaaaatttataatattaactaTTTCTAGTTTGCAActgactatatatatatatatgtatgtattaAGTGTTGATAACCGGATATTTTAGACTGCAAAGGGCAGAAAGAGTGGTGGAGAAACATGGCTACTAAACCAGGCATTCTCAGCGATTGGCCATGGCAGTCTATTGGGAACTTCAAGGTACTTCGTCTCCCTCTTTTCTTTGAGTCACAGTTATGCACGTACCTACATGCACTTTATATACGCAAATATgcataataatatataatcaCATAGGTGTTTTTTACAAATAATCAGATGATTTCAGGGTTGTTATTTTTTTACGAAAATCATAAAGTTTTAACACGAAGCTTTTGTTGGTTCTTTTTCTTAAGTTAATCTGCTTAAAAGACTTATACTTCATGTTTAAGCAATTGCTGATGGACTTGTATCTATCCTTTTGTTGTTGAATCAAATCCTTTCTTAGGCCTGTTTCATTGTTTCTAAagagttatgaaatatgtcaAAGGATGGGAAATAGAGTACAATGTGAAAGTTGAAGTGTTGACTTATTGACTAGTGTAGAACTTAAACTTTTGGTAGAAATGCTATATTTCTGACATTGATTGTGAATGAATTTTTGCAGTATGCTCTTCTGGTCCCTGGGGCTATTTACAGCACATACTCCTTCATAACCACAGCAGAAAATGAGAGGAACCTGTTCATGTTCCTGGTCTTCCCATTCCTCTTGTTTAGATTCGCTCACTACCAGCTATGGATTTCTGTCTCTCGCTACCGAACTGCCAAAGGAAACAACAGGATTGTTGACAAGAGCCTCGACTTCGAGCAAGTTGACAGAGAAAGGAGCTGGTTAGCTCTCTCAGCTACcatctttttttttgcagACTatccttctctctcttcttgctttcAATTCTGGGAAATCATTCATACTTCCTCTCAAATTTTTTCAAGTAATTTTTCATTTAGGTAAAAGGTCATCAACGGCTGTTCTAAGAGACTCTTTTTGGAAGCCTCAGACCTATAAAATCCGTATATTAGCTGTCTAATAACGTGGGATTTATGTGGATCTTACAGATTCAGTTCTTCACAAAGATAAAACCAttgtttttgtatataataaaaagaaactaaTACTACAACTTATCGGGCAGTGTGCTGCAGCCTGCAGTCCCCAGCACATGGTAATTATTGGCAAGGCGGTCATATGGCTGTCGGGCCCTTGATTGGTACCACACCAATAGCTAGACCCATGTAACTTGGCTTTTTCCCTCTTTGGGATTTTCCTCCATGCTGACTTTAAGTACACCGAGTCATCCcagtcaaaattaaaaaaatttaaaactaatgTTATTGATGATGTAaattaataagaaattaagaatGAATTATGTCCTTTCTTCGTGCAAGGTCCTTAACCCTGTATTCTGAATTGTGTTGGATGTTTTGGCAGGGATGATCAGATTGTATTGAACGGAATTTTGTTCTACGCGGCGGGCGTAGTATTAAGAGATCAATTCAACATGCCTTTCTTTAAAGCAGATGGCACAATAATCACACTGTTACTTCACTGGGGTCCTGCAGAGTTCCTCTACTATTGGCTTCACAGGGCATTGCACCACCATTACCTCTACGCTCGCTACCACTCCCATCACCATTCTTCCATTGTCACCGAGCCCAACACCTGTAAGCCAATTAACCATTCATATGCTTACAATTTGGATAATAgcatcatttaatttttgaagatTAGACTGTTAGGATAAGATGTACcgtatttcataaaaattatatatttgagatttataaatgattttgaatttaaaagaattaatgTAAGAGGTGCTAATTTGTCTTAATTTCAAAGTATTGAggtagaaataaaaataaaattttttgactTCCTTAGGTTACCCTTCTAATGTAtgcaaatatttttgtttggcAGCATTTGTGCACCCATTCGCAGAAGTAATTTCCTATTATGTGCTCCTTCTGATACCAATATTGACATCGATATATATCGGAAAAGCTTCCATTATCGGAGTGTTTACTTACGTTACTGTTGTTGATTTCTTGAACAACATGGGACACTGCAACTTTGAGTTCATCCCGGAATGGGCCTTCACCATTTTCCCTCCTCTCAAGTACATTGTGTACACCCCATCGTAAGCCTCTTGCTTTACCCCTTTCTTCTCCAGTATAGACGCACCTAGTTTTCTCCTCACAAActtttttataaacaaaattcaaGTAAAATTCATGCATTTTGTCTATTACGAGTAAGATAAAACGGAACATACATCTAGATCAATTAATGTTTGTTTATATGTACTTAGGTATGTGGGTAAATTTCTAATTGTCATTCTATTTTATGACAGGTTTCACTCTCTACATCACACTCAATTTCGGACCAATTACTCCCTTTTCTGTCCATTCTATGATTATGTCTATGGCACCGTGGACAAGTCGACAGATTCCTTGTATGAAACCACGATCAAAAGAGAGGCAGAGTCACCTGACGTGGTTCATCTAACTCATCTAACCACGCCAGACTCCATCTACCATCTGCCCCTTGGGTTCCCTTCATTGTCCTCCAAGCCCCAAGCTTCCAAATGGTACCTCCTGTTTATGTGGCCTGTCACTCTCTGGTCTGTGCTCTTGACTTGGATTTATGGCCATGCCTTTATTTCAGAGAGGAACGCCTTTAAAAAACTCAAACTTCAAGCTTGGGTTGTTCCCAAGTACAATATGCAAGTAAGAAATTAACATGTTTCCATCTTGGCGTCCGATTCTTCAGAGTGTTAcctaattataatttaatctgcatatgtttttttttcctgtagTATTTCTCAAAATGGCAAAGAGAAACTATCAGTAAATTGATTGGAGAAGCCATTCAAGATGCAGATAAGAAGGGAGCTAAGGTGCTGAGTTTAGGCCTTCTGAATCAGGTATGTTTAATTGTTAATGCAGCCTTTAAAATTTCACTGCCTACATATTtctaattcaaaaattatgtttaatttattacaAACTTCTCAAGTTTactgtatgtatatatatatatatatatgtatatatatatatatatgtatatatatatatgtgtacacgtgtgtgtgtgtatgtgtgCAGCATGAGGAGTTTAGCAGAAATATAGAGCTTTATATCAAAAGGCACCCTCAGCTTAAAATCAAGGTTGTAGATGGAAGCAGTTTAGCAGCAGCTATTGTTCTAAACTGCATTCCTAAAGAAACAACCCAAGTACTCCTTAAAGGCAGAATTTCAAAGGATGCTTGTCTCTTGGTTCAAGCTTTATGCCAAAAGGGTATCCAGGTAAACTTC from Theobroma cacao cultivar B97-61/B2 chromosome 9, Criollo_cocoa_genome_V2, whole genome shotgun sequence harbors:
- the LOC18590332 gene encoding protein ECERIFERUM 1; translation: MATKPGILSDWPWQSIGNFKYALLVPGAIYSTYSFITTAENERNLFMFLVFPFLLFRFAHYQLWISVSRYRTAKGNNRIVDKSLDFEQVDRERSWDDQIVLNGILFYAAGVVLRDQFNMPFFKADGTIITLLLHWGPAEFLYYWLHRALHHHYLYARYHSHHHSSIVTEPNTSFVHPFAEVISYYVLLLIPILTSIYIGKASIIGVFTYVTVVDFLNNMGHCNFEFIPEWAFTIFPPLKYIVYTPSFHSLHHTQFRTNYSLFCPFYDYVYGTVDKSTDSLYETTIKREAESPDVVHLTHLTTPDSIYHLPLGFPSLSSKPQASKWYLLFMWPVTLWSVLLTWIYGHAFISERNAFKKLKLQAWVVPKYNMQYFSKWQRETISKLIGEAIQDADKKGAKVLSLGLLNQHEEFSRNIELYIKRHPQLKIKVVDGSSLAAAIVLNCIPKETTQVLLKGRISKDACLLVQALCQKGIQVVTLQEDDYKKLLKYDNKLESNLVLSARYDVKVWLVGDGLTDKEQSKAPKGTLFIPFSIFPPNQIRKDCYYHTTPAMEAPKSVENMHSCEDWLPRRVMSASRVAGIIHASEGWEVNECGGTTFSIDKVWEASLEHGFRPLSIST